The Pseudonocardia sp. HH130630-07 DNA window ACCTCTCCAGCCGATCTGAAGATCCCCACCGATCTCCTGCCGTCCGACGGCCGCTTCGGCTGCGGGCCCTCCAAGGTGCGCACCGAGCAGCTCTCCGCCCTCGCCGCGACCGGCGACTCGCTGATGGGCACCTCACACCGGCAGAAGCCGGTGAAGGACCTGGTGGGACGCGTGCGGGCCGGCCTGTCCGAGCTGTTCTCGCTGCCCGAGGGCTACGAGGTCGTCCTCGGCAACGGCGGGGCGACCGCGTTCTGGGACGCGGCCGCGTTCGGCCTGATCCGCGAGCGTTCGCTGCACCTGACCTTCGGCGAGTTCTCGCAGAAGTTCGCCGACACCACGACCGGCGCCCCGTTCCTCGCCGACCCGGTGGTCGTCGCCGCCGAGCCGGGCAGCGCACCCGTCCCGGTCGGCGACCCGTCGGTCGACGCGATCGCCTGGGCGCACAACGAGACCTCGACCGGCGTCGCGGTGCCGGTGCAGCGCCCCGCGGACGCGCGCGAGGACCAGCTGGTGCTGATCGACGGGACGTCCGCGGCCGGCGGCCTGCCGCTCGACGTGACCCAGTCCGACGTCTACTACTTCGCCCCGCAGAAGGGCTTCGCCTCCGACGGCGGCCTGTTCGTCGCCCTGATGGGCCCGCGCGCGCTGGAGCGGGTCGCGGAGCTGGAGGCGTCCGACCGCTGGATCCCGCCGTTCCTGTCGCTGGGCACCGCGGTCGCCAACTCGGCCAAGGACCAGACGTACAACACGCCCGCGGTCGCCACCCTGTTCCTGCTCGCCGAGCAGGTGGACTGGCTGAACGGCCTCGGTGGCCTCGACGGCGCCGTGGCCCGGACCCGGGACGCCTCCGAGCGGCTCTACTCGTGGGCCGAGCGGAGCGCGTTCGCCACGCCGTTCGTGCGCGACCCCGCGCACCGCAGCCAGGTCGTCGGGACGATCGACTTCGACGCCGCGGTCGACGCCGCCGCGATCGCCACCGCGCTGCGGTCGAACGGGATCGTCGACACCGAGCCGTACCGCAAGCTCGGCCGCAACCAGCTGCGGATCGGCATGTACCCGGCGGTCGAGCCGGCCGACGTGTCGGCGCTGACCGCGAGCGTCGACTGGGTCGTGGAGCAGCTCGGCTCCTGACCCCGCGCACGCCGACGGCCGGGTCCCGCGTCCGCGGGGCCCGGCCGCCTGTGCGTCGGCCGTTCGTTGTGTGATTGATAGCGACCCGTTGTAGTCACAGAAATCCCATGCGCCCCAGTTGCAACACGAATCACAATTTGTGAGACGCTGCACACGGTGCGTGAGAGCGCCGTCCGGATCCCTCGGGCAGGTGGGCGTCGACTACCAGGCAGGACTCGCCCGGCGCGCCTCACCCGGCGCGGACCCCCGGGCATCTACCGTCACCCGGACGGGGACGAGCAGCAGGAGGGCTGATCCATGCGTGCGTTGCGGGTCGTGGGGGTGACCGGGGACGGCTCGGTCGTCCTCGAGGACCCGGGGCGCCGCGAGCGCTACACGGTGCCGGCCGACGAACAGCTCCGCGCCGCCGCCCGCGGCGACGTGACGCGGCTCGGCCAGATCGCGATC harbors:
- the serC gene encoding phosphoserine transaminase, which encodes MTSPADLKIPTDLLPSDGRFGCGPSKVRTEQLSALAATGDSLMGTSHRQKPVKDLVGRVRAGLSELFSLPEGYEVVLGNGGATAFWDAAAFGLIRERSLHLTFGEFSQKFADTTTGAPFLADPVVVAAEPGSAPVPVGDPSVDAIAWAHNETSTGVAVPVQRPADAREDQLVLIDGTSAAGGLPLDVTQSDVYYFAPQKGFASDGGLFVALMGPRALERVAELEASDRWIPPFLSLGTAVANSAKDQTYNTPAVATLFLLAEQVDWLNGLGGLDGAVARTRDASERLYSWAERSAFATPFVRDPAHRSQVVGTIDFDAAVDAAAIATALRSNGIVDTEPYRKLGRNQLRIGMYPAVEPADVSALTASVDWVVEQLGS